The Aquidulcibacter paucihalophilus genomic interval GTCGGCGGCGGTGGCCCTGTATTTGACAGACCTGTTTCCCGAAGCCGGGTTGGGCGCATCGGTCGGATCGCCTGAACGCGCCGCCTATGTCACCTGGCTGGCCTGGACGGCGGGCGAGATGGAGCCGGCCTACTGGGGCAAGATCACCGGCCAGACCAACGCAGATCCTCTGGTCCAGGCCCGTTACGACGCCGTCATCGCCCGCCTGTTCGGTGCCCTGGAGCGGGGCCCATATCTCATGGGCGAGCGGTTCACCGCAGTCGATGTGATGGTCGGCAGCGCCCTGTCCTGGGGCCGCGAATACTCGCCGGACAGTCCCCTGCTGGACTCCTATCTGGCGCGGATCATGGACAGGCCGGCCAATGCCGCGGCGACCGCGAAGGACGGTGAACTGACCGAACCGCAGGGTGCCTAGGCCGCGCGGACGGGAGCGGCGTCGCTGGTCCCGTCTCCAGGCCGCTCAACGGCTCGCAGCATCGAGACGAAGTCGTCACGCCAGATGCCGACGTCCGTGTCGCGCACCACCTGCATCAGACAGGCCCATTTCCGCTTCCGCTCTTCCAGCGGCATGGTCAGGGCGCGCTGAATGGCGTCGGACAGTTCCTCGCGGCTGAACGGATTGACCAGCAGTGCCTCGCCCATCTGCTCGGCGGCCCCGGCGAAGCGCGACAGCACCAGCACACCGGGATCGTCCGGGTTCTGGGCCGCGACATATTCCTTGGCCACCAGGTTCATGCCGTCGCGCAGCGGCGTCACCAGCCCGACCCGCGCGGCGCGATAGATGCCCGCCAGCTGGTCGCGGCGGTAGGTGCGGTTCAGGTAGCGGATCGGCTGCCAGTCCATCTCGGCATAGGCGCCGTTGATGCGCCCCGCGAGCGCATCCAGCCGCCCCCGGATGTCCTGATAGCTGTCGACCTCATCGCGGGAGATGGGCGTGACCTGCAGCAGCAGGACCTCGGACCGCATGTCCGGATGGGTCTCGAGGAACTGCTCATAGCCGAGCAGCCGTTCCTCCAGTCCCTTGGAATAGTCCAGCCGGTCGACGCCGACCATCAGGGTCCGGAACGCCGCCGAGGCGGCCATCCGGTCATAGGTCCGGTTGCCGAGCGGCGAGTTCCGCGCCGCGATGAAGCCCTCGACGTCTATGCCGATCGGGAAGACGCCGGTCTCAACGGACTTGCCGAAGGCCTCGAGCGCGTCGTTCGGCAGCAGTCTGCCGTTCACGCTCGGCTCGGACGCCACATAGTCGCGGAACAGGTCCAGCCATTCCCGCGTCTGGAAGCCGATCAGGTCATAGTCGAACATCGCCTCCACCAGCCGGCGGTGATGCGGCAGGGTCACGAGCAGCTGTCGCACCGGCCAGGGCGTATGCAGGAAGAAGCCGATGCGGTTCTTCACACCCAGCCGGCGCAGATCCCGGGCCATGGGGATCATGTGGTAGTCATGGATCCAGATGATGTCGTCCGCCTGGATCAGCGGCGCCAGCACCTCGGCGAACCGGGCATTGGTCCGCTCATATCCCTCGCCATAGGACCGCTCATAGGCGGTCAGGTCGACCCGGTGGTGGAACAGCGGCCACAGCGTCTTGTTGGCATAGCCGTTGTAGTATTCGTCGACGTCCTGGGCCTCCAGATCGACGAGGGCGACGGTGACCCCGGCCCGATCCTCGAACTTGGCCTCCCCCGTGAAATGCCCGACCGTCTCCCCGGACCAGCCGAACCACAGGCCGTCGTATTTCCGCAGGGCAGCCGACAGCGCCATGGCCAGACCACCGGCCGAGCCGGCCGCGGGGTCCTTCGGCGCGGATACACGGTTGGATACGACGATCAGGCGGCTCATCGCGCATCCGTCCAGGAACGGCTGAGCAGGACGGCGCAGTTGATGATGCCGACCAGGGAGTAGGTTTGCGGATAGTTGCCCCAGAGCTCCTTGTCCTCCAGGGAAAGATCTTCCGACAACAGGCCCGCATGCGTCCGCCGGCTGAGCATCTCCTCGAAGATTTCACGCGCCTCGGCGTCGCGGCCGTTCTGGTGCAGGGCCTCGATGAACCAGAAGGTGCAGAAGTTGAACGCCGTCTCCGGCTCGCCGAAGTCGTCCGGCTCGACATACCGGAACAGATAGGGGCCCTTCTTCAGGTCCCGTTCGATGGCATCGAACGTCGCGACCTGCCGCGGATCGCGGGCGTCAAGGAAGCCGAGGTCCGTCATCTGCAGCAGGGAAGCGTCCAGCTCCCGATTGCCGAAGCTGGCGGCGAAGCGGCCCTCGTCGGGCAGGAAGGCCTCGCGTTCGATCCGCTCCCGGATGATGGCCGCCCGGTCGGTCCAGAACACCGCCCGCCCGGACAGGCCCATGTGGCCGGCCGCCTTGGCGAGGCGGTCGCAGGCCGCCCAGCACATCACCGAGGAATAGGTATGCACCCGGGCAATGGTGCGGAATTCCCACAGGCCCGCGTCGACCTGGTCGTGCATGGCGAAGGCGCGATCGCCGACCTTCTCGAGGGCATGGAAGTCCTCGATCGTACCGGGCCGCAGCAGGCGCTGGTCATAGAAGGCCTGCACCAGCGGCAGGACGATCTGGCCATAGACATCGTGCTGCAGGTGTTCGCCCGCCTGGTTGCCGATGCGCACCGGCTTCATGCCGCGATAGCCGGCGACGGTTTCAGTGATCCGTTCGTCGATGTTCTCTTCAAGCCCGACGCCATAGACCGGCTGGACGTGACCGCCGGCGGAGGCGTCGACGAGGTTGCGCAGATAGCCGAGGTAGTTTTCCAGCAGGTCGACGGCGCCGAGCCGGTTCAGGGCCCGCACCACATAGTAGGCGTCGCGGATCCAGCAGTAGCGATAGTCCCAGTTCCGCCCGCTCTCCGGAAACTCGGGCACCGAGGTGGTCATGGCCGCGACGATCGCGCCCGTCTCCTCATAGGCGCAGAGCTTGAGCGTGATGGCCGCGCGGATCACCGCCTCCTGCCAGTCCAGCGGCAGGTAGAGGGTGCGGACCCAGTCCTGCCAGTAGGCGACGGTGCGGTCGAGAGCCGCCGAAACGCCCGGCCCGACATCCTGGTCGTAGCCCTCGTCAGGCCCGAAGAAGAAGGCCTGCGGCCGCTCCAGCCGGAAGGTCCGCTCCTTCAATATGTGGG includes:
- a CDS encoding glycoside hydrolase family 15 protein, producing the protein MTPNLDLAPIGNCSISALIDRDGRYVWACAPRVDGDPVFSALMDGSDPDHGFWDIELEGLATVEQAYIRNTPVLRTVLTAKDGASVEVIDFAPRHPKHSRTYRPLAFGRIVRPLSGSPRIRMRLRPSADWGARRAEATNGSNHIRYLCTDVTFRLTTDCPVSHILKERTFRLERPQAFFFGPDEGYDQDVGPGVSAALDRTVAYWQDWVRTLYLPLDWQEAVIRAAITLKLCAYEETGAIVAAMTTSVPEFPESGRNWDYRYCWIRDAYYVVRALNRLGAVDLLENYLGYLRNLVDASAGGHVQPVYGVGLEENIDERITETVAGYRGMKPVRIGNQAGEHLQHDVYGQIVLPLVQAFYDQRLLRPGTIEDFHALEKVGDRAFAMHDQVDAGLWEFRTIARVHTYSSVMCWAACDRLAKAAGHMGLSGRAVFWTDRAAIIRERIEREAFLPDEGRFAASFGNRELDASLLQMTDLGFLDARDPRQVATFDAIERDLKKGPYLFRYVEPDDFGEPETAFNFCTFWFIEALHQNGRDAEAREIFEEMLSRRTHAGLLSEDLSLEDKELWGNYPQTYSLVGIINCAVLLSRSWTDAR
- a CDS encoding trehalose-6-phosphate synthase, which encodes MSRLIVVSNRVSAPKDPAAGSAGGLAMALSAALRKYDGLWFGWSGETVGHFTGEAKFEDRAGVTVALVDLEAQDVDEYYNGYANKTLWPLFHHRVDLTAYERSYGEGYERTNARFAEVLAPLIQADDIIWIHDYHMIPMARDLRRLGVKNRIGFFLHTPWPVRQLLVTLPHHRRLVEAMFDYDLIGFQTREWLDLFRDYVASEPSVNGRLLPNDALEAFGKSVETGVFPIGIDVEGFIAARNSPLGNRTYDRMAASAAFRTLMVGVDRLDYSKGLEERLLGYEQFLETHPDMRSEVLLLQVTPISRDEVDSYQDIRGRLDALAGRINGAYAEMDWQPIRYLNRTYRRDQLAGIYRAARVGLVTPLRDGMNLVAKEYVAAQNPDDPGVLVLSRFAGAAEQMGEALLVNPFSREELSDAIQRALTMPLEERKRKWACLMQVVRDTDVGIWRDDFVSMLRAVERPGDGTSDAAPVRAA
- a CDS encoding glutathione S-transferase family protein, whose amino-acid sequence is MLTLFHAPRSRSSRIVWLLEEIGVDYDLRYVDIFRNLTGTGARDAANPHPDGKVPALAHKDALVTESAAVALYLTDLFPEAGLGASVGSPERAAYVTWLAWTAGEMEPAYWGKITGQTNADPLVQARYDAVIARLFGALERGPYLMGERFTAVDVMVGSALSWGREYSPDSPLLDSYLARIMDRPANAAATAKDGELTEPQGA